In a genomic window of Mycolicibacterium neoaurum VKM Ac-1815D:
- a CDS encoding cation-translocating P-type ATPase, translating to MITGLSDAEVAQRVTDGKTNDVPTRAARSVSEIVRANVFTRINAILGVLFAIVVATGSLINGLFGLLIVANSAIGIIQELRAKQTLDKLAIVGQAKPVVRRQSGTRAVAPSEVVLDDIIEVGPGDQITVDGEVLEENNLEVDESLLTGEADPMPKDRGDKVMSGSFVVAGTGAYRATKVGREAYAAQLAEEASKFTLVKSELRSGINKILQFITYLLVPAGALIIYTQLFTTDAGWRESVLRMVGALVPMVPEGLVLMTSIAFAVGVVRLGRRQCLVQELPAIEGLARVDVVCADKTGTLTENGMRVSDLESFGESEAAAVLAQLAADDTRPNASMAAIAEAYADPPGWTATATAPFKSATKWSGSSYGEHGNWVIGAPDVLLDPESPEAAEAERIGSQGLRVLLLGSCDTAVDAPAAPGTVTPVALVILEQRVRPDAKDTLEYFASQRVTVKVISGDNAKSVGAVAGTLGLHGETLDARRLPEQTEEMADALDRYTTFGRVRPDQKRAMVHALQSRGHTVAMTGDGVNDVLALKDADIGVAMGSGSSASRAVAQIVLLDNKFATLPYVVAEGRRVIGNIERVSNLFLTKTVYSVLLAALVGIGGLTSALFGTDPLPYPFQPIHVTIAAWFTIGIPAFILSLAPNHERANPGFVRRVMTSALPAGVIVGVSTFVSYLLAYEGRGATAEQQTQASTTALITLLVASVWVLAVVARPYEWWRVALVAASGLAYVVIFALPLAQRTFLLDPSNLQLTSMGLLIGAVGAALVEIAWWVEGKLSGEPRKLWR from the coding sequence ATGATCACCGGTCTGTCCGATGCCGAGGTCGCCCAGCGGGTTACCGACGGAAAGACCAACGACGTCCCGACCCGGGCCGCGCGCAGCGTTTCGGAGATCGTGCGCGCCAACGTGTTCACCCGCATCAACGCCATCCTCGGCGTGCTGTTCGCCATCGTGGTGGCCACCGGGTCGCTGATCAACGGGCTGTTCGGACTGCTCATCGTGGCCAACAGTGCCATCGGCATCATCCAGGAGCTGCGGGCCAAGCAGACCCTGGACAAGCTGGCCATCGTCGGGCAGGCCAAACCGGTGGTGCGCAGGCAGTCCGGTACCCGGGCCGTGGCCCCGAGTGAGGTCGTTCTCGACGACATCATCGAGGTCGGTCCAGGGGACCAGATCACCGTCGACGGAGAGGTGTTGGAGGAGAACAACCTTGAGGTCGACGAGTCGCTGCTGACCGGTGAGGCCGATCCGATGCCCAAGGATCGCGGTGACAAGGTGATGTCGGGCAGCTTTGTCGTCGCGGGAACGGGTGCCTACCGCGCCACCAAGGTGGGCCGCGAGGCCTATGCCGCGCAGTTGGCCGAGGAGGCCAGCAAGTTCACCCTGGTGAAATCCGAACTGCGCAGCGGTATCAACAAGATCCTGCAGTTCATCACCTACCTGCTGGTGCCCGCCGGTGCGTTGATCATCTACACCCAGCTGTTCACCACCGACGCGGGATGGCGGGAATCGGTGCTGCGGATGGTCGGGGCGCTGGTGCCGATGGTCCCGGAGGGCCTGGTGTTGATGACCTCGATCGCGTTCGCCGTGGGCGTGGTGCGGCTGGGCCGGCGGCAGTGCCTGGTGCAGGAACTGCCCGCCATCGAAGGATTGGCCCGTGTGGACGTGGTGTGTGCGGACAAGACCGGCACCCTGACCGAGAACGGGATGCGGGTCAGCGATCTGGAGTCTTTCGGCGAATCCGAGGCGGCCGCGGTGCTGGCCCAGCTGGCCGCCGACGACACCAGACCCAACGCCAGCATGGCGGCCATCGCCGAGGCCTACGCCGATCCGCCCGGCTGGACCGCCACCGCCACCGCCCCCTTCAAATCCGCCACCAAATGGAGCGGTAGTTCTTATGGGGAGCACGGTAACTGGGTGATCGGCGCCCCCGACGTCCTGCTCGACCCGGAATCCCCGGAGGCCGCCGAGGCCGAGCGCATCGGTTCGCAGGGGCTGCGGGTGCTGCTGCTCGGGTCGTGCGACACCGCGGTCGACGCCCCGGCGGCACCCGGCACCGTCACCCCCGTCGCGCTGGTGATCCTGGAACAGCGGGTGCGTCCCGACGCCAAGGACACCCTCGAATATTTTGCCTCGCAGCGGGTCACGGTGAAGGTGATCTCCGGGGACAACGCCAAGTCGGTCGGCGCCGTCGCCGGCACACTGGGCCTGCACGGTGAGACGCTGGACGCCCGGCGATTACCCGAGCAGACCGAGGAGATGGCCGACGCGCTGGATCGGTACACCACCTTCGGGCGGGTTCGCCCCGACCAGAAGCGGGCCATGGTGCACGCACTGCAGTCCCGCGGGCACACCGTGGCGATGACCGGTGACGGCGTCAACGACGTGCTGGCACTCAAGGACGCCGATATCGGTGTGGCGATGGGCTCGGGCAGCTCGGCCTCGCGTGCGGTGGCCCAGATCGTGTTGCTGGACAACAAGTTCGCCACGCTGCCCTATGTGGTGGCCGAGGGACGCAGGGTGATCGGAAATATCGAGCGGGTTTCCAACCTGTTCCTCACCAAGACCGTGTACTCGGTGCTGCTTGCCGCGCTGGTCGGTATCGGCGGCCTGACCTCCGCACTGTTCGGCACCGATCCACTGCCCTATCCGTTCCAGCCGATCCACGTCACCATCGCCGCCTGGTTCACCATCGGGATCCCGGCCTTCATCCTGTCGCTGGCGCCCAATCATGAGCGGGCCAATCCGGGGTTCGTGCGCCGGGTGATGACCTCGGCGCTGCCGGCCGGTGTCATCGTCGGGGTCAGCACGTTCGTGTCGTATCTGCTCGCCTACGAGGGGCGTGGTGCCACGGCCGAGCAGCAGACCCAGGCGTCGACGACCGCCCTGATCACCCTGCTCGTCGCCTCGGTGTGGGTGTTGGCCGTCGTCGCGCGGCCCTACGAATGGTGGCGGGTCGCGCTGGTGGCGGCGTCCGGGTTGGCCTATGTGGTGATCTTCGCGCTGCCACTGGCCCAGCGGACCTTCCTCCTCGACCCGTCGAACCTCCAGCTGACCTCGATGGGTCTGCTGATCGGCGCCGTCGGGGCGGCGCTGGTCGAGATCGCCTGGTGGGTGGAGGGCAAATTGTCCGGTGAACCACGGAAGCTGTGGCGCTAG
- a CDS encoding serine hydrolase, with the protein MRLILTCAAAVLVLAGCATDVGAPETATTSAGAAPGAPGAPVPPPLVPAMPLPENAVDNAVAKLDGIAEQLLQTSGVPGMAVAVVHGGKTVYAKGFGVRDIRTGEAVDPDTVFQLASLSKPVSATVTARAVDAKTVGWDTPVAEKLPWFALSDPAVTRMLTIGDLFSHRSGLPDHAGDQLEDIGYDRRAVLEKLRQLPLDPFRISYAYTNFGLTAGAEAVAAAAGEPWEQLAQESLFGPLGMTSTSYRFSDYQGRQNRAVGHIRVAPGDYQPRYTRDPDAQSPAGGVSSSVNDMARWMSMVLAEGRPLMQPASLLPALTPQIVSSPGSEPAMRSGFYGYGFNLSTTAAARTEASHSGAFQLGAGTNVLLLPSADVGIIALTNGTISGVPEALTAQFADLVQFGEVREPWYDLYSARMLPMSDPVGSLVGKTPPADPAPAQLLSSYVGTYRNDFWGPATVSERDGKLFLGMGPRGDSFELTHWDGDVFTFSFVTENAPPGTISAATFDGAKLTLEYYDDAVFLR; encoded by the coding sequence GTGAGACTGATCTTGACCTGTGCCGCGGCGGTCCTGGTGCTGGCCGGTTGCGCCACGGACGTCGGTGCTCCGGAGACCGCCACGACCTCTGCCGGTGCCGCTCCCGGTGCACCGGGGGCGCCGGTTCCGCCGCCGCTGGTCCCGGCGATGCCGCTGCCGGAGAACGCGGTGGACAACGCCGTCGCCAAGCTGGACGGTATCGCCGAACAGCTGCTGCAGACCTCCGGTGTGCCCGGTATGGCGGTGGCCGTGGTACACGGCGGAAAAACCGTCTACGCCAAGGGTTTCGGGGTGCGTGACATCCGCACGGGTGAAGCGGTCGATCCCGACACGGTGTTCCAGCTGGCCTCGTTGTCCAAACCGGTGAGTGCCACCGTCACCGCCCGGGCCGTCGACGCGAAGACCGTCGGATGGGACACCCCGGTGGCCGAGAAGCTGCCGTGGTTCGCCCTGTCGGACCCGGCCGTCACCCGCATGCTCACCATCGGTGATCTGTTCTCACACCGGTCCGGGCTGCCCGACCACGCCGGCGATCAGCTCGAGGACATCGGCTACGACCGGCGCGCGGTGTTGGAGAAACTGCGGCAGCTGCCGTTGGATCCGTTCCGGATCTCCTACGCCTACACCAATTTCGGGTTGACCGCCGGTGCCGAGGCGGTTGCCGCGGCCGCCGGCGAACCGTGGGAGCAGCTGGCCCAGGAGTCGTTATTCGGGCCCCTGGGTATGACCTCGACGAGCTACCGGTTCTCCGATTACCAGGGGCGGCAGAACCGCGCCGTCGGGCACATCCGCGTCGCGCCCGGCGATTACCAACCGCGCTACACCAGGGACCCCGATGCTCAGTCGCCGGCCGGTGGGGTGAGCTCCTCGGTGAACGATATGGCGCGCTGGATGTCGATGGTGCTCGCCGAAGGCCGACCGCTGATGCAGCCGGCGTCGCTGCTGCCCGCGCTGACCCCGCAGATCGTGTCCAGCCCGGGCAGCGAACCGGCCATGCGATCGGGGTTCTACGGCTACGGATTCAACCTGAGTACCACCGCCGCCGCCCGTACCGAGGCCAGCCATTCGGGTGCCTTCCAGCTCGGGGCGGGCACCAACGTGCTGCTGCTGCCCTCGGCCGATGTCGGGATCATCGCGCTGACCAACGGGACGATCTCGGGCGTGCCGGAGGCGCTGACGGCGCAGTTCGCCGATCTGGTGCAGTTCGGTGAGGTCCGCGAGCCCTGGTATGACCTGTACTCGGCCCGGATGCTGCCGATGAGTGACCCGGTCGGATCGCTGGTCGGTAAGACGCCGCCGGCCGATCCCGCTCCGGCGCAGCTGCTTTCGAGCTATGTGGGTACCTACCGCAACGACTTCTGGGGTCCGGCGACGGTGTCCGAGCGGGACGGCAAGCTGTTCCTCGGGATGGGTCCGCGGGGGGATTCCTTCGAGCTGACCCACTGGGACGGCGACGTGTTCACCTTCTCCTTCGTCACCGAGAACGCACCGCCGGGGACGATATCTGCGGCCACCTTCGACGGCGCGAAGCTGACGCTGGAGTACTACGACGACGCGGTGTTCTTGCGATGA
- a CDS encoding MBL fold metallo-hydrolase, translating to MFGAAARVLGGTAAVAAGGWLLRAVQGTPAALGAADIGATAKRSPNWRDGVFVNREPASEVQLSREDQFALVRDLLAGGRQQHPPREIPLVRPAPDIAPADLAATWYGHSSVMIEVDGYRVLADPVWSQRCSPSRVIGPQRLHPVPADIDELPAIDAVIISHDHYDHLDTDTITALARSQRAKFYVPLGIGAHLRTWGIPAARIVELDWDQSAQLGSLTIVCTPARHFSGRFLTRNVTLWSSWSLIGPRHRVFFGGDTGYTEGFAGIGDSYGPFDLTLMPIGAYHPGWPDIHMNPEEAVRAHRDVSDTGLLVPIHWATFRLAPHPWSEPVERMLAAAAAEGVAVATPRPGEQVSADPARSPENQTWWRG from the coding sequence ATGTTCGGCGCGGCGGCCCGGGTGCTTGGTGGAACCGCAGCGGTGGCCGCGGGCGGCTGGCTGCTGCGTGCCGTGCAGGGCACGCCCGCCGCGCTGGGCGCCGCCGATATCGGGGCCACCGCGAAACGGTCTCCGAACTGGCGTGACGGTGTCTTCGTCAACCGCGAACCGGCCTCGGAGGTGCAGCTGAGCCGGGAAGACCAGTTCGCGCTGGTGCGCGACCTCCTCGCCGGCGGCAGGCAGCAGCACCCGCCGCGGGAGATCCCGCTGGTCCGCCCGGCGCCGGATATCGCACCGGCCGACCTGGCCGCGACCTGGTACGGGCACTCCTCGGTGATGATCGAGGTCGACGGCTATCGGGTGCTGGCCGATCCGGTGTGGAGTCAGCGTTGTTCGCCGTCGCGGGTGATCGGTCCGCAGCGGCTGCATCCGGTGCCCGCAGATATCGACGAGCTGCCCGCGATCGATGCGGTGATCATCAGCCACGACCACTATGACCACCTCGACACCGACACCATCACGGCGCTGGCCCGCAGCCAGCGTGCGAAGTTCTACGTGCCGCTGGGTATCGGCGCCCACCTGCGGACCTGGGGGATCCCGGCGGCGCGCATCGTCGAACTGGACTGGGACCAGAGCGCACAGCTGGGTTCGCTGACCATCGTATGCACCCCGGCCCGGCACTTCTCCGGGCGGTTTCTCACCCGCAACGTGACGCTGTGGTCGTCGTGGTCGCTCATCGGACCTCGGCATCGGGTGTTCTTCGGCGGTGACACCGGCTATACCGAGGGATTCGCCGGGATCGGCGACTCCTACGGGCCGTTCGACCTGACGCTGATGCCGATCGGCGCCTATCACCCGGGCTGGCCCGATATCCACATGAATCCCGAGGAGGCGGTGCGGGCGCACCGCGATGTCAGCGATACGGGGCTGCTGGTGCCGATCCACTGGGCGACCTTCCGGCTGGCGCCGCACCCTTGGTCGGAGCCGGTGGAGCGGATGCTCGCCGCGGCGGCCGCCGAGGGAGTCGCGGTGGCGACCCCGCGCCCGGGGGAGCAGGTGTCCGCGGACCCGGCCCGGTCGCCCGAGAATCAAACATGGTGGCGTGGCTGA
- a CDS encoding enoyl-CoA hydratase produces MIGVTRDGNVLTLEMQRPERRNALNAALVDGLREEIEKASQDAASSGVRAIVLTGQGTVFSAGADLSDAEGVAKELPDKARDLNLAIDASPLPIIAALNGPAIGAGVILSMICDLRVAVAGTFFQFPIAKYGLALDNWSIRRLVSLVGHGRARAMLIAAERLDLDTAVQTGMVNRLGDLADAQSWAVEIAGYAPLSVAHSKRVLNDDGAYEEPWPAHKEGFDKAWASPDVIEAQVARIEKRAPKFQGA; encoded by the coding sequence ATGATTGGAGTGACCCGGGACGGCAACGTCCTCACCCTGGAGATGCAGCGGCCCGAGCGCCGCAACGCGCTGAACGCCGCACTGGTCGACGGCCTGCGCGAGGAGATCGAGAAGGCCAGCCAGGACGCCGCGTCCAGCGGAGTGCGGGCGATCGTGCTCACCGGGCAGGGCACCGTGTTCAGCGCGGGCGCCGATCTGTCCGATGCCGAAGGGGTGGCCAAGGAACTACCGGACAAGGCCAGAGACCTCAACCTGGCCATCGACGCCAGCCCGCTGCCGATCATCGCCGCCCTCAACGGCCCGGCCATCGGGGCCGGCGTCATCCTGTCGATGATCTGCGATCTGCGGGTCGCGGTAGCGGGCACCTTCTTCCAGTTCCCGATCGCCAAGTACGGCCTGGCGCTGGACAACTGGTCGATCCGCCGGCTGGTGTCGCTGGTCGGGCATGGTCGGGCGCGGGCGATGCTGATCGCCGCCGAACGCCTGGATCTGGACACCGCTGTGCAGACCGGCATGGTCAACCGGCTTGGCGATCTGGCCGACGCGCAGAGCTGGGCCGTCGAGATCGCCGGATACGCCCCGCTGTCGGTGGCGCACTCCAAGCGCGTGCTCAACGATGACGGTGCCTACGAGGAACCGTGGCCGGCCCACAAGGAGGGCTTCGACAAGGCGTGGGCGAGCCCGGACGTCATCGAGGCGCAGGTCGCCCGCATCGAGAAGCGCGCACCGAAGTTCCAAGGCGCCTGA
- a CDS encoding carboxyl transferase domain-containing protein — MSSALALRDAVLDEGSFRSWDTAPLQVATSEQYRAELAAAAEKSGLDESVLTGEGTVFGRRVAVLACEFDFLAGSIGVAAAERITAAITRATAERLPLVASPASGGTRMQEGTVAFLQMVKIAAAVQLHKREHLPYIVYLRHPTTGGVFASWGSLGHVTAAEPGALIGFLGPRVYEHLYGEKFPEGVQTAENLYRHGVIDGVVALPQLRSVLDRTLAVLCDPPGPAPAVPAADPIPDTAAWDSVLTSRRPDRPGSEFVLRHGTTDPVQLSGTATQMLLALARFGGQPAVVLGQRRLGMLGPEALREARRGMALAAGLRLPLVSIIDTAGPALSAEAEQEGLAGEIARCLAELVTLEVPTVSVLLGQGSGGPALAMVPADRVLAAQHGWLAPLPPEGASAIVYRDTEHAPALSAAQGIRSADLLRNGIVDAIVAEHPDAADEPRAFTERLSATIAVELHRLRTMSDLERVGTRLHRYRRIGL; from the coding sequence GTGAGCAGTGCGCTGGCACTACGTGATGCCGTCCTGGACGAGGGTTCCTTCCGCAGCTGGGATACCGCCCCGCTGCAGGTGGCGACCTCCGAGCAGTACCGGGCCGAGTTGGCCGCCGCGGCCGAGAAGTCCGGGCTCGACGAGTCCGTGCTGACCGGTGAGGGCACCGTGTTCGGGCGTCGGGTGGCCGTGCTGGCCTGCGAGTTCGATTTCCTGGCCGGATCCATCGGGGTGGCCGCAGCCGAGCGGATCACCGCCGCGATCACCCGCGCGACGGCCGAGCGGCTGCCGCTGGTCGCCTCGCCGGCCTCGGGCGGCACCCGTATGCAAGAGGGCACCGTCGCCTTTTTGCAGATGGTCAAGATCGCCGCCGCGGTGCAGCTGCACAAGCGCGAGCACCTGCCCTACATCGTCTACCTGCGTCACCCCACCACCGGCGGGGTGTTCGCGTCCTGGGGTTCGCTCGGCCACGTCACCGCCGCCGAGCCGGGCGCGCTGATCGGGTTCCTCGGGCCGCGGGTCTACGAGCATCTGTACGGCGAGAAGTTCCCCGAGGGGGTGCAGACCGCCGAGAACCTCTACCGGCACGGGGTCATCGACGGGGTGGTGGCGCTGCCACAGCTGCGGTCGGTGCTCGACCGCACGCTGGCGGTGCTGTGCGATCCGCCGGGCCCGGCGCCCGCGGTGCCCGCGGCCGATCCGATTCCCGATACCGCGGCCTGGGATTCGGTGCTGACATCTCGGCGCCCGGACCGGCCGGGGTCGGAGTTCGTGCTGCGGCACGGCACCACCGATCCCGTGCAGCTCTCCGGTACCGCGACGCAGATGCTGCTGGCGTTGGCCAGGTTCGGCGGCCAGCCGGCGGTGGTGCTCGGTCAGCGCCGGCTCGGGATGCTCGGCCCGGAGGCGCTGCGTGAGGCACGGCGCGGGATGGCGCTGGCGGCGGGGCTGCGGTTACCGCTGGTCTCGATCATCGACACCGCGGGGCCGGCGCTGTCGGCCGAGGCCGAGCAGGAGGGGCTGGCCGGTGAGATCGCGCGGTGTCTCGCCGAATTGGTGACGCTGGAGGTGCCGACGGTATCGGTGCTGCTCGGTCAGGGCAGCGGCGGCCCGGCGTTGGCGATGGTGCCCGCCGACCGGGTCCTGGCCGCCCAGCACGGCTGGCTGGCGCCGCTGCCGCCAGAGGGGGCCAGCGCCATCGTCTACCGCGATACCGAACACGCACCGGCACTGTCCGCCGCGCAAGGCATCCGGTCTGCCGATCTGCTGCGCAACGGCATCGTGGATGCGATCGTCGCCGAGCACCCGGATGCCGCCGACGAACCCCGCGCCTTCACCGAACGGCTCTCGGCGACCATCGCCGTCGAGCTACACCGGCTGCGGACGATGTCCGATCTGGAACGGGTCGGCACCCGGCTGCACCGCTACCGCAGGATCGGGCTGTAG
- a CDS encoding sensor histidine kinase codes for MWRSWTLLKQLVVGLSLMVMLAVATIGAMSVLTLRSSVLGIIDTQLAGALQGCVTSVVKYRATPGADGQLPGPGEMKPLVNLIGQAQGNVVALIQGGQVVDSAHFLPDDAVPAPPEAVSTIARIPWADGEIRTVELPGLGWYRMVGQLGEDGEMLVTGVSRTPAWEAMMRETAVVSGLTLLALVVTALSTLAIVRFALRPLHRVSATAAEVAALPLDRDNHTITPRVPVGDTDPRTEVGLVGHTLNRLLDHVEGALSDVAASDRRMRQFITDASHELRTPLAAIHGYAELTRQDAAVLPETTEYSLARIESETRRMNSLVADLLLLARLDEGQDLDIAAVDLTELLADAVNDITVSAPQHRWHLELPGHPVWVRGDRARLHQTLSNLLHNARVHTPDGTSVTAGIVVTDGHAELSVADDGPGIPAELLGHLFERFVRADKSRARDAGSFGLGLSIAASIIEAHGGSITARSEPGATAFVIRLPVLQPDPAVAVQPGADPFQIGHRPQPV; via the coding sequence ATGTGGCGCAGCTGGACCCTGCTCAAGCAGCTTGTCGTGGGGCTCTCGCTGATGGTCATGCTCGCGGTGGCGACCATCGGTGCCATGTCGGTCCTCACGCTGCGGTCCTCGGTGCTCGGCATCATCGACACCCAGTTGGCCGGCGCGCTGCAGGGATGCGTCACCTCGGTGGTGAAATACCGCGCGACCCCCGGCGCCGATGGGCAACTGCCGGGACCGGGGGAGATGAAACCCCTGGTGAACCTGATCGGGCAGGCGCAGGGCAACGTGGTGGCGCTCATCCAGGGCGGGCAGGTCGTCGATTCGGCCCATTTCCTGCCCGATGATGCCGTGCCCGCCCCGCCGGAAGCGGTATCGACGATTGCCCGGATCCCGTGGGCCGACGGCGAGATTCGCACCGTGGAACTGCCCGGTCTGGGCTGGTACCGGATGGTCGGCCAGCTCGGTGAGGACGGCGAGATGCTGGTCACCGGGGTGTCGCGCACCCCGGCGTGGGAGGCGATGATGCGCGAGACCGCCGTCGTGTCCGGTCTGACCCTGCTGGCACTGGTGGTCACCGCCCTGAGCACGCTGGCCATCGTCCGGTTCGCGCTGCGCCCGTTGCACCGGGTGTCGGCGACGGCCGCCGAGGTGGCGGCGCTGCCCTTGGACCGCGACAACCACACCATCACCCCGCGCGTGCCGGTCGGCGACACCGACCCGCGCACCGAGGTCGGCCTCGTCGGGCACACGCTGAACCGGCTGCTCGACCATGTCGAGGGTGCGCTGTCCGACGTCGCCGCCTCCGACCGGCGGATGCGCCAGTTCATCACCGACGCGAGCCATGAGTTGCGCACCCCGCTGGCAGCGATCCACGGTTACGCCGAACTCACCCGCCAGGATGCCGCCGTGCTGCCCGAGACCACCGAATATTCGCTGGCCAGAATCGAATCCGAGACGCGCCGGATGAACTCCCTCGTCGCCGATCTGCTGTTGCTGGCCCGCCTGGACGAGGGGCAGGACCTCGACATTGCCGCCGTCGACCTGACCGAACTACTGGCCGATGCCGTCAATGACATCACGGTGTCGGCGCCGCAGCACCGGTGGCACCTGGAGCTGCCGGGACATCCGGTGTGGGTGCGGGGCGACCGCGCGCGGCTGCATCAGACATTGTCCAACCTGCTCCACAACGCCCGGGTGCACACCCCGGACGGGACCTCGGTGACAGCCGGGATCGTCGTGACGGACGGGCATGCGGAGCTGTCCGTCGCCGACGACGGGCCGGGCATCCCCGCCGAGCTGTTGGGGCACCTGTTCGAGCGGTTCGTCCGCGCCGACAAGTCCCGAGCCCGCGACGCCGGCAGTTTCGGACTGGGACTGTCGATCGCGGCCTCGATCATCGAGGCGCACGGCGGTTCCATCACTGCCCGGTCCGAGCCCGGCGCAACGGCTTTCGTGATCCGGCTGCCGGTCCTACAGCCCGATCCTGCGGTAGCGGTGCAGCCGGGTGCCGACCCGTTCCAGATCGGACATCGTCCGCAGCCGGTGTAG
- a CDS encoding response regulator transcription factor: MYRPDGSPIRVLLVDDERALTNLIRMALKYEGWEIDVAHDAAEAVEKYRANTPDLLVLDIMLPDLDGLGVLAKIRESGTYTPTLFLTARDSVADRVTGLTAGGDDYMTKPFSLEELVARLRGLLRRTAYLTPAEEELLTVGDLCLDAASREVTRGGEPIALTSTEFDLLRFMMRNPRKALSRMEILQRVWDYDFGGKTSIVDLYVSYLRKKVDTDREPMIHTVRGVGYLLRAAP; encoded by the coding sequence ATGTACCGCCCCGACGGGTCCCCGATCCGGGTGCTGCTCGTCGACGACGAACGCGCCCTGACCAATCTGATCCGGATGGCGCTGAAGTACGAGGGCTGGGAGATCGACGTCGCCCACGATGCCGCCGAGGCGGTCGAGAAGTACCGCGCCAACACCCCGGACCTGCTTGTTCTGGACATCATGCTGCCCGACCTGGACGGCCTCGGTGTGCTGGCGAAGATCCGCGAATCCGGAACCTACACCCCGACGCTGTTCCTCACCGCACGTGATTCGGTCGCCGATCGCGTCACCGGGCTGACCGCGGGCGGTGACGACTACATGACCAAACCGTTCTCGCTGGAAGAACTGGTCGCCCGGCTGCGCGGATTGTTGCGCCGCACCGCCTATCTGACGCCCGCCGAGGAGGAGCTGCTCACCGTCGGGGACCTCTGTCTGGACGCCGCCAGCCGAGAGGTGACCCGCGGTGGTGAACCGATCGCATTGACCTCCACCGAATTCGACCTGCTGCGGTTCATGATGCGTAACCCGCGAAAGGCGCTGAGCCGCATGGAAATTCTGCAACGGGTGTGGGATTACGACTTCGGCGGAAAGACCAGCATCGTCGACCTTTACGTGTCGTATCTGCGCAAGAAGGTCGATACCGACCGGGAACCGATGATCCACACCGTCCGCGGTGTGGGCTACCTGCTGCGGGCCGCGCCGTGA
- a CDS encoding DoxX family protein produces the protein MSISKSTVTTPATTAVDDRLSANAPIVLGVFRILVALMFAMHGTMKLFGFPSGSPAVLGAWPNWWAGVLEIVLGLLIAVGFFTRAAAFVASGMMAVAYFWMHFPEAFWPIDNGGESAALYSFIFALLVFTGPGALSINRR, from the coding sequence GTGTCCATCTCGAAGTCCACCGTCACGACGCCTGCCACCACGGCAGTCGATGATCGCCTGTCCGCCAACGCCCCGATCGTGCTCGGCGTGTTCCGCATCCTGGTCGCGCTCATGTTCGCCATGCACGGCACGATGAAACTGTTCGGTTTCCCCAGCGGGTCGCCCGCGGTGCTGGGAGCCTGGCCCAACTGGTGGGCCGGCGTGCTGGAGATCGTGCTCGGACTGTTGATCGCCGTCGGATTCTTCACCCGCGCGGCGGCGTTCGTCGCCTCCGGAATGATGGCCGTCGCATACTTCTGGATGCACTTCCCGGAAGCGTTCTGGCCCATCGACAATGGCGGCGAGAGCGCCGCACTGTACAGCTTCATCTTCGCGCTGTTGGTGTTCACCGGCCCGGGAGCGCTGTCGATCAACCGCAGGTAG
- a CDS encoding DoxX family protein: MTTSTVDGVARMQDPLTARAPMALGVFRILVGLMYAMHGTVKLFAFPDGPTVTFGAWPSWWAAVLEVVFGLLIAVGFATRVSAFISSGVMAVAYFWKHFPDGFWPIANDGETAALYSFIFALLVFTGPGALALRRQR; the protein is encoded by the coding sequence ATGACCACTTCGACAGTCGATGGCGTTGCACGCATGCAGGATCCGCTGACCGCCCGGGCCCCAATGGCCCTCGGCGTGTTCCGGATCCTCGTCGGTCTGATGTACGCCATGCACGGCACGGTCAAACTGTTCGCCTTCCCCGACGGGCCGACGGTCACCTTCGGCGCCTGGCCGAGTTGGTGGGCGGCGGTGCTGGAAGTGGTGTTCGGCCTGCTCATCGCAGTCGGATTCGCCACCAGGGTGTCGGCGTTCATCTCCTCCGGCGTGATGGCCGTCGCCTACTTCTGGAAGCACTTCCCGGACGGTTTCTGGCCCATCGCCAACGACGGCGAGACCGCGGCGCTGTACAGCTTCATCTTTGCGCTGCTGGTGTTCACCGGCCCGGGGGCACTGGCACTGCGGCGTCAGCGCTGA